In one window of Lewinella sp. 4G2 DNA:
- a CDS encoding homoserine kinase encodes MTEVRVFAPATVANVAVGFDILGFAIDRPGDEIVARLNPDTKGLRITEITGTGNKQLPYEVEQNTAGVAAQRLLEHLGRTEIGIDLEIHKRMPFGSGLGSSAASAAGAVVAVNELLGAPLSRESLLYFSVLGEQVADGSFHADNVAPSLVGGITLIRSNESLDIHKLPVPENLQVAVVHPDIEILTRDARAVLDDHVALPTAIRQMGSLASFITALYTDDLPLLGRSLHDYVIEPQRKQLIKGFDDVKAAALQRGALGCSISGAGPSVFALCDSGYLAQAAGQSMQEAFARYGVDSQLYVSPINQQGVTIL; translated from the coding sequence ATGACTGAAGTACGCGTTTTCGCTCCCGCCACCGTAGCTAACGTAGCCGTTGGTTTCGACATTCTTGGGTTTGCCATTGACCGGCCGGGAGATGAGATTGTGGCCCGGCTCAATCCGGATACGAAGGGCCTGAGAATTACCGAGATCACCGGTACGGGAAATAAGCAACTTCCCTACGAAGTCGAGCAGAATACTGCTGGTGTAGCCGCACAGCGCCTGCTGGAACATCTTGGGCGTACGGAGATCGGAATTGATCTGGAGATCCACAAACGCATGCCGTTCGGTAGTGGATTAGGCTCCAGTGCTGCGAGTGCCGCCGGTGCGGTAGTGGCCGTCAACGAGCTGCTGGGCGCACCACTTAGTCGGGAATCACTGCTTTACTTCTCTGTCCTTGGCGAACAGGTGGCGGATGGTAGTTTCCACGCGGATAACGTGGCCCCATCGTTGGTGGGAGGTATCACGCTCATCCGTTCCAACGAATCCCTCGACATTCACAAACTACCGGTGCCAGAAAACCTTCAGGTAGCGGTCGTACACCCTGATATTGAGATACTTACGCGAGATGCTCGGGCAGTACTAGACGATCACGTGGCCCTGCCCACGGCCATCCGCCAGATGGGAAGCCTCGCCAGTTTCATCACGGCTCTTTATACGGATGACCTGCCCCTCCTGGGCCGGTCGCTGCACGATTATGTCATCGAACCACAACGGAAGCAACTCATTAAGGGCTTCGACGACGTAAAGGCGGCTGCTCTTCAAAGGGGTGCTCTCGGTTGCAGTATTAGTGGCGCCGGGCCAAGCGTATTCGCCCTCTGCGACTCCGGTTACCTCGCCCAGGCCGCCGGCCAAAGTATGCAGGAGGCCTTCGCCCGCTACGGTGTGGATAGCCAACTTTACGTTTCCCCGATTAACCAACAGGGGGTAACCATCCTTTAG
- the thrA gene encoding bifunctional aspartate kinase/homoserine dehydrogenase I, giving the protein MKVLKFGGSSVAKPERIRGIVDILKNYYASGDHFTVVFSAFGGVTDSLIEMSKLAAAGDDRYGDAFSKFSARHQDAIKDLLPAGELRQETATQMRKSHEVLKNLLYGVFLVREASPRTMDYVLSFGERSSSYIIAQTLKNAGVPAAYLDARKIIKTDKNFGSAKVNFDKTYTAVKEYYSQNTDIQVVTGFIASAKGGLTTTLGRGGSDYTASLLAAGLEAQAIEIWTDVSGVLTADPRRVKKAFTIPKLTYAEAMEMSHFGAKVIYPPTLMPALHKGIPLYIKNTFEPDFPGTKVSQTGDDSGAAVRGISSINNVALLTISGSGLFGVPGISARLFTSLAQEGINIILITQGSSEHSISFAVKPEVAQQAKEAVEETFAYEIDRGVVNPIKVEKDLSVVAIIGEDMRHQPGISGRLFQALGKNGINAVAIAQGSSELNVSVVIPAEDENKALNALHEAFFLSDYKTLHLFVVGVGLIGGTLMQQIEDQNDYLREKLGMELKVVGMANSRKMIIDPDGIELANWKRTLTEKGTEADLAVFVGKMRDANLSNSIFVDNTANDKIATYYAGILDESISISTPNKVATSSSFDQYEKLQALAAKRGVQFRYETNVGAGLPVISTLRDLLDSGDRIRKIEGVLSGSLSFIFNNFDGTAAFDEVVTQAKEKGFTEPDPRVDLSGKDVGRKILILARETGVALESEDIDLVGFLPEGAMEAASVPDFFTVLENNRAYFQQMYQEAAAEGKVLRMIATLEGERASVGIQAVGEDNPFSGLSGSDNMIVFTTDRYRERPLVVRGPGAGAEVTAAGVFAEIIKIGKFLS; this is encoded by the coding sequence GATCGCTACGGAGACGCTTTCAGCAAATTTTCGGCTCGTCATCAGGACGCCATTAAAGATCTGCTACCCGCCGGGGAACTCCGCCAGGAAACGGCCACCCAAATGCGGAAGTCCCACGAAGTCCTCAAGAATCTCCTTTACGGAGTATTTCTCGTGCGTGAGGCCAGCCCGCGGACGATGGATTACGTCCTCAGCTTCGGCGAACGCTCCTCTTCCTACATCATCGCTCAGACCCTGAAAAACGCTGGCGTACCCGCCGCTTACCTAGATGCCCGGAAAATTATCAAGACTGATAAGAACTTTGGCAGCGCCAAGGTAAACTTCGATAAGACCTACACCGCCGTTAAAGAATATTACTCTCAAAATACTGATATACAGGTAGTTACAGGCTTTATTGCGTCGGCAAAGGGTGGCCTCACCACTACCTTGGGCCGGGGTGGATCCGATTATACCGCCTCCCTCCTCGCCGCTGGGTTAGAAGCCCAAGCCATTGAAATCTGGACCGACGTAAGTGGGGTGCTAACGGCCGACCCCCGCCGGGTAAAGAAGGCTTTTACCATTCCCAAGCTTACTTATGCGGAGGCCATGGAGATGTCTCACTTCGGTGCCAAGGTCATCTACCCGCCTACCCTAATGCCGGCCTTACACAAGGGTATTCCGCTGTACATCAAGAATACCTTTGAGCCGGACTTCCCGGGTACCAAAGTCAGCCAAACGGGTGACGACTCTGGAGCAGCCGTGCGGGGGATCAGTTCCATCAATAACGTTGCGTTGCTCACCATCTCGGGTAGTGGTTTATTCGGCGTCCCCGGAATCTCGGCGCGGCTGTTTACCTCCCTTGCGCAAGAAGGGATCAACATCATTTTGATCACCCAGGGATCGAGTGAGCACTCGATCAGTTTTGCCGTCAAGCCGGAGGTAGCCCAACAAGCTAAGGAGGCCGTTGAGGAAACCTTTGCTTACGAAATCGATCGGGGCGTTGTCAACCCCATTAAGGTGGAGAAGGACCTCAGCGTCGTCGCCATCATTGGGGAGGACATGCGCCACCAGCCGGGGATCTCCGGTCGCCTCTTCCAGGCGCTTGGCAAAAATGGTATCAACGCCGTGGCCATTGCTCAGGGCTCCAGTGAACTCAACGTATCCGTCGTCATCCCGGCGGAGGATGAGAACAAGGCCCTGAATGCCCTCCACGAAGCTTTCTTCCTTTCGGATTACAAAACCCTCCACCTCTTCGTCGTCGGTGTCGGTTTGATCGGAGGAACCCTGATGCAGCAAATCGAAGACCAGAACGACTACCTCCGGGAAAAACTGGGGATGGAACTCAAGGTCGTCGGCATGGCCAATTCCCGGAAGATGATCATCGATCCCGACGGTATCGAACTGGCTAATTGGAAACGAACACTTACCGAAAAAGGGACGGAAGCAGACCTGGCCGTCTTCGTCGGGAAGATGCGGGACGCCAATCTGAGCAACAGCATCTTCGTCGATAATACGGCCAACGATAAGATTGCGACCTACTACGCTGGTATCCTCGACGAAAGCATTTCCATTTCTACGCCCAATAAAGTGGCTACGTCGAGTAGTTTCGATCAGTACGAAAAACTTCAGGCACTCGCTGCCAAACGGGGGGTACAGTTCCGTTACGAAACCAATGTTGGTGCCGGCCTGCCCGTCATCTCAACCCTACGGGACTTGCTGGACAGCGGCGATCGGATCCGTAAGATCGAAGGCGTCCTCAGTGGCTCGCTGAGTTTCATCTTCAATAATTTCGATGGAACGGCTGCCTTCGACGAAGTCGTCACTCAAGCTAAGGAAAAAGGCTTCACCGAGCCGGACCCCCGCGTGGACCTCTCCGGTAAGGACGTCGGTCGCAAGATCCTCATCCTCGCCCGCGAAACCGGCGTTGCGCTGGAATCGGAAGACATTGACTTGGTGGGTTTCCTCCCAGAGGGTGCCATGGAAGCCGCTTCCGTACCGGACTTCTTTACCGTCCTCGAAAACAACCGGGCCTATTTTCAGCAAATGTATCAGGAGGCTGCCGCGGAAGGTAAAGTTCTGCGCATGATCGCCACCCTCGAAGGCGAAAGAGCAAGCGTTGGTATCCAGGCCGTAGGGGAGGACAACCCCTTCTCTGGCCTGAGCGGAAGCGATAACATGATCGTCTTTACTACCGACCGTTACCGCGAGCGCCCACTCGTCGTTCGTGGCCCGGGGGCCGGTGCGGAGGTAACCGCCGCCGGTGTATTCGCGGAAATCATCAAGATTGGAAAATTCCTGAGCTAA